AGCcatgtcaatgtttttttttttggtatcagagtcTTGTCAATATTTATTAGCATCTTTCAAaggattatgttttattatagtCATGAATtaaagtttttgcattgttttgtaatgtgattttttaactttcaaactaTAGTTGGAAGTcttaagtgatgaagatgagtcTAATGCTTGACTCCTAAAGCACaatctctttggctttgaacattcacacataatattatagttataaGTCCCTTAGATTTCTCCTCTTAAGTCCTCAGATCTTCAACTACAATAtatttctaagtttatgttttgtaaatttgctttctttttcatttttaaaagttctttattcccataaccaaaaaaaaaaatttactgtGCATATTGATAAAAAGATTGAGCCTAATTTTACCGtgtaatgcatatataaatgGTCAAAAGATCACATATTTCTTTATGCCTCTTTGGAATCACTTCccaaaatttacaacatcctttTGCATTACACGGAAAAACATTACAGAGAcctattgtaaaatatttaatatatatatacacatattgtaACCTCAATACTTTCATCAAAGACATATGTCAATCATTAAAAGTGGTCTAAATTATAGTAGATTAACCTGTACAAAAGCAAAAGTACTTTTATATCACATTGGTATTGTTTGAGTTGCCAATCATACCTCATGTCTATTTTCCTGTAATCCTTACTCCATCTGTCATTATGCCGAGAAAAGTTTAAACAATTTCTAatggttatctatatttttatattttacatttagggtataattttgaagagatatggtttagtatttagagtatAAGATTGAAAGCATGatgctattttagtatttttaaaatttagaaatgatttgctaaatttaaaaccaaaacttatttttatgcaatatgtgaaaattgtctttcttttaacacacttcataattataaacttataaatttatgtatttaaattcttttcaaggcatatataaataatatcatgaacATTTcatgtataatttaataaaatttgattttatatataaaatatttgattttataaaccACGTGGGTAACTTTCTAGTAGAAAATATTAGCATATACAAACGACATAGAGGAAACAATGGATCGCCATAACATAACAACTTTCTCAACCTGCTGGAAAGCTTCACCAAACCATGGTGTAACGCAACTTGAGGAGTTTCTTCAGATAATACACGTTTTGCTTCAGCATTTTGTACAGTTCCGAACTTCGGATACACATCACTACGAAACCAAACTAACTTCTTgttataaacataaaatttgcACGTACGCGTTACGTTACTTACGTAGAATTTGCACGTTTTACGAGGACGTGTACATGGTCAATTCCGATGTACTGCAGGAACCGATGATGTTGCgaagtaccaaaaaaaattgatctgaaTATCAAAAACCATAACGATTTGACAGTCCTCAGTGTCTTGCAAAGCCGGGGGATGCAGAGAGGCTTGTCTACGATATGGGGCAAAAAGCAAGCTAATTCTCTACCAAAGATCACTACAATCTTAGAAGTCTTGAGTGCCTGCCATCTGTGTATGTTTAAAGACTTAACACCATGCATAATTGCTTATGATTCCATATTCCCATATATGTAtgagaattttgagaaaaaagtaTAGGGCCATTATGCTATTATCAGCGAGAGAAATACAACCTACGTTGTTTTCACAAGAAGAGAACAATTTGTTGAAAACCTCTGTGATGATGGTACTTAGATCGATTACGCCTTTTCGAATCAAGATGTAGGTTTTCACAAGAAGAGAACGCTATGGTTCATCGATCTTAAGTCTGCAACCTTTACTGGTGGTACCTGAGCAGATTGGACTCACTGATCTTAGTAGATACCCAAGTATATCTACCCCACTTTTGGTACCTACTCCCACATCTGCAGTATTTGCACGAACCGGTTTACGGTACAACTTCTCAGCAATGACTTTCTTACAAAATTCTCAGCAATGTCttcttttttaactcttttctccataatttcttttagtatataaaaccaaagtaCAATGAGAGTTTACAAATCTTCCATAGGTTCTACTAACACAAAATCTAATCCTGTGAACTCGTTTAAGTAGGACAAAACTCAGAAAGAGTAATCCTAGCCATAGGAAAAGACGAGTGGGCTCGCAAACTTCGCACTGCGTTACGTCTGTCTGTATTTCTTTTCCGGTTTCagttaaaaaacaaatctgaacAATAATCATCGTGATCAATCACAAGATTATATCTTCTTGAACACTAACATTAAGTGTCTTATTCTGAAGAACAATGCTTCCTATGACTGCAACTTCGTCTTCCACGGTTACAGCCTCACCTACAGATAcaaattaatcataaaaaaaaaaaaaaatagcgaaatgatttgaagaacaaaaaagctTTAAGAAAATACAATGAAGTTACCAAGAATAGTAATCCCAAGCCTCTCACTGTAATCTCCACTAGCCTGAACTCTCGACCATCTACCTATGGATGATTTCCATCCGATGATTGAGTTTATAACAACAGCATTGTCCTGCATTTAACCAGATCAGAACATTAAACAACAAATCTTTTGTATTCATAACAAGAACAACATTGCAAGCACCGATTCAAATTACCTTGATTTCAACATCGTCTAAGATTATGCAGTTAATAAGCCTTACACCAGGTCCAACACGAACATTTGCTGAGATCGACACATTTGGACCAATCTTGATCCAAGAAATTTAAGTTGGTCATTTGCAAACTAAATAAGAAGTTTAGTTATAATTCATGAGAAACTTACCTTTGCGGTTGGATGCAGTTTTACGGATGGGTGAATATAAACATCACCAATGATCATCGGTTTCCTGTTAGTACCATCTCCTGAAGCTAAAAGATGAGGCGATGTTTGGCGGAATTGGGAAAGATATAGAGACGAGCATTTCAAAGATTTCCTATTTAAAGCAATTTAATTAGCACAAGGAGTAATCCAAGAACGTCTGCAACAATTATTTACAACCAACTTACCCTGGAGTCTTTATCTGTTCCCAGAAATCCTTATTCTCATATGTGTATAGTTGTTTCTTTCCAGCAAGAGGTGACAATATATCTTGATCTAATCTCACAAAATCCGCAGGAACAGACCTTGTAGCGGATTGGTAGTTGCTAGCTGCCAAATTTAAGGTGATTAGACAATGAATATCTGAGAGAGGCTTATAATGAATACTCACATGTGTCTCTTATTTGGCTATATACTTCTTCAATGGCTTTGAAGATATCTGAGGTAAACACATAGACACCACAGTTTATCAAGTCACTGACCTGCATTGAGTAGATAACAAGGAAATTTTATAAGGTACACAAGATTCAGAGCAAGtgaaggaaataagaaaacaggaTAGTTTTGGAGATAATTACGAAAGTCTCGGGCTTCTCTGTATAATGCAGGAGCTCTTTAGTATCCGGATCAGCTATCAATTCTCCAAATTGGCTGGCTGCTTCTGCAGAAACCTGAAGCGAAAAAAGCGATATTCAAGAATGTATGATCTTTATGTTTGTTTCCTtagtaaaatctaaaacaaccAATCAGGACAACCAACCTTGATTACTAGCATAGTTCCAATACCACCATATCTTCGATGTGCATCTACAAAAAGTAGTGAAGTtacatcaaattataaaaaaatggaaacaatgGAGGAGATTTGAGATTTAAAAGTGAGATTACCGAGTATGCCCTGAAGAGGGAAAGAACAGCACACATCACAGTTCAGGAGGAAAACATGCGACTGTTCAAGATGGGAGAATAAAAATTAGTAgatgaatcaagaaaaaaatgacTGAGTGAAGCAGGAACTAAAATTGAGAATGTATCATGAGAGTTCAAACCGGTTTTTCTTCCATAATTCTATCACGAAAGTAATAAAGAGCACCGGCTGAGCCATGGGGTCTATCTTCTTTTAAGTATCTACATAACAAGAGCATGCATGAGCAGAGAAGGTTTTACATTAGACACCAAAAACACAAGTGCTATAACTTACCGCACTGGAATTTTCAGCTCGTTAGATATCGAAGAGACATACAAAGCGAATTCTCTTTCGTCGTAAAATCCAATCAGAAAGATCTGAGCCAGATTTGATATCTGTCCAtgtcaaataaacaaaatctgatatgagcaatcaaaattccaaaagtTGAGGACTTTCCCAAGTATTATTTCAGTCTTAACCCATTATTCTGGCTAGCTTGAGATACTAATGTAACAAGATAAAGTTCATAGCTTGGAAACTAAAAATCATACAAGAACAATCCTTTTTCCAACGTTGTAGATCTTGTTTTTCTAAAATTCCAGTAACAAAGTAAGAGTACTAGATTGGAAAAAACTCAGGTTGTATGTAACAAACAATCCATGCCATGCCATAAGAGTACTAATATGGAACAAACTCaggttaaaacaaaacaagccaTGCCACAGAAATCAACATTTCAAAGTTGAGAACTTTCCCATGTTTCTAGCATCCTTAAAGTAATTATACAAGGAAAAACTCAAAACTGGAATCATACAATACCACATTGACAATACATCATACTGCGATTTCAAAATTTCTAAGAACAAAACAGATTGAGGTGCAACACAAGGACGCATTCATGTAACTGAGCTTAACAATATACTTAAGAGCTAGTCACAATTCCAAGATTCTAACTCTATGAACCCTTTTACTTAATCATCTAAATGATAAGAACAAACGCAAGATTCATGgatcaaatagtaaaaaaaaaaaaaaacaaacctttttaCAAGCAGAGATAGGATGATGAATCATGGGTTGACCAGCCAAAGGAATCAATGGTTTCGGTGTATTGAACGATAAAGGACGAAATCGAGTTCCTAAATCGAAACCAcattaacaaaaaccaaaatcaaaatcacatttt
The Camelina sativa cultivar DH55 chromosome 15, Cs, whole genome shotgun sequence DNA segment above includes these coding regions:
- the LOC104747142 gene encoding mannose-1-phosphate guanyltransferase alpha-like, giving the protein MSDEKVVAVIMVGGPTKGTRFRPLSFNTPKPLIPLAGQPMIHHPISACKKISNLAQIFLIGFYDEREFALYVSSISNELKIPVRYLKEDRPHGSAGALYYFRDRIMEEKPSHVFLLNCDVCCSFPLQGILDAHRRYGGIGTMLVIKVSAEAASQFGELIADPDTKELLHYTEKPETFVSDLINCGVYVFTSDIFKAIEEVYSQIRDTSSNYQSATRSVPADFVRLDQDILSPLAGKKQLYTYENKDFWEQIKTPGKSLKCSSLYLSQFRQTSPHLLASGDGTNRKPMIIGDVYIHPSVKLHPTAKIGPNVSISANVRVGPGVRLINCIILDDVEIKDNAVVINSIIGWKSSIGRWSRVQASGDYSERLGITILGEAVTVEDEVAVIGSIVLQNKTLNVSVQEDIIL